One part of the Lotus japonicus ecotype B-129 chromosome 2, LjGifu_v1.2 genome encodes these proteins:
- the LOC130739191 gene encoding probable galactinol--sucrose galactosyltransferase 5, with protein sequence MAPNLSKQSPTITKHMNGFNPSPFTLEESTLKVNGHVILSDVPKNITTTPCTYSSSTTSTGCFLGFHATKPHSRHVAPLGKLKNINFTSLFRFKVWWTTLWVGSNGRDLETETQFLMLKNSDPEPGSDSGSGRPYVLFVPIIEGSFRASLQGSGDDTVEACVESGSTKVTGDSYSAVVYLHAGDDPFSLVKEAMKVVRTHLGSFNLLEDKTPPGIVDKFGWCTWDAFYLTVHPRGVLEGVKGLVEGGCPPGMVLLDDGWQSIGHDSDPVTKEGMNHTVAGEQMPCRLIKFEENYKFRDYGKEGEKKGLGAFVKELKEGFETVEYVYVWHAMCGYWGGVRPGVEGLPEAVVETPLLSPGLKGTMEDLAVDKMVSHGVGVVLPQFVDLMYEGLHSHLEASGVDGVKVDVMHLLELVAEKYGGRVDLAKAYHKAFAASVRKHFKGNGVIASMEHCNDFMLLGTETISLGRVGDDFWPTCDNSGDPNGTFWLQGCHMVHCAYNSLWMGNFIHPDWDMFQSTHPCAAFHAASRAISGGPIYVSDKVGSHNFELLKTLVLPDGCILRCEHYALPTKDCLFADPLHDGKTMLKIWNLNKYTGVLGVFNCQGGGWSREHRSNKGAAEFSHLVSTKISIQDIEWNSGKNPISIEKVQLFALYFSKAKKLLLSSPSDREEISLEPFDFELVTVSPVVTASLASKSVQFAPVGLVNMLNTGGAIQSLDFDEAQNLVQVGVRGTGEMRVFSSERPSACRIDGKEADFEYEGSMVIIQVPWPSSSKLSYVQYIF encoded by the exons ATGGCTCCCAATTTGAGCAAACAATCCCCCACCATCACCAAACACATGAATGGCTtcaacccttcacccttcacccTTGAAGAGTCAACCCTAAAAGTCAACGGCCACGTCATCCTCTCCGATGTTCCCAAAAACATCACCACCACCCCATGCACCTACTCCTCCTCCACAACCTCCACCGGCTGCTTCCTCGGCTTCCACGCCACCAAGCCCCACAGCCGCCACGTGGCACCTCTGGGGAAACTCAAAAACATCAACTTCACCAGCCTCTTCCGGTTCAAGGTCTGGTGGACCACCCTCTGGGTCGGGTCAAACGGCCGAGACCTCGAAACCGAAACCCAGTTCCTCATGCTGAAGAATTCGGACCCTGAACCGGGTTCCGATTCGGGTTCGGGTCGACCCTATGTTCTCTTCGTCCCCATCATCGAAGGTTCATTCAGAGCATCACTCCAAGGCTCCGGCGACGACACCGTCGAGGCCTGCGTGGAAAGCGGGTCGACCAAGGTCACCGGAGATTCCTACTCCGCCGTGGTGTACCTCCACGCCGGCGACGACCCATTTTCGCTGGTGAAAGAAGCGATGAAGGTGGTTCGGACCCATCTCGGAAGCTTCAACCTCTTGGAAGACAAGACCCCGCCGGGGATCGTCGACAAGTTCGGGTGGTGCACGTGGGACGCGTTCTACCTCACGGTGCACCCTCGCGGCGTTCTGGAAGGCGTGAAGGGGTTGGTGGAAGGTGGTTGTCCGCCGGGGATGGTGCTGCTCGACGACGGGTGGCAGTCCATTGGTCACGACTCCGACCCGGTGACGAAGGAAGGGATGAACCACACGGTGGCGGGGGAGCAAATGCCGTGCCGGTTGATAAAGTTTGAAGAGAATTACAAGTTCAGAGACTATGGAAAAGAGGGTGAGAAGAAGGGGTTGGGTGCGTTTGTGAAGGAGTTGAAGGAGGGGTTTGAGACGGTGGAGTATGTGTATGTTTGGCATGCGATGTGTGGGTATTGGGGTGGAGTGAGGCCTGGTGTGGAGGGGTTGCCGGAGGCGGTGGTGGAGACTCCTCTGTTGTCGCCGGGGTTAAAGGGGACCAtggaggatttggcggtggaTAAGATGGTGAGTCATGGGGTTGGAGTGGTCCTGCCTCAGTTTGTGGATTTGATGTATGAAGGACTTCACTCACACTTGGAAGCTTCTGGGGTTGATGGGGTCAAGGTTGATGTCATGCAT TTGCTAGAGCTGGTGGCTGAGAAATATGGTGGCAGAGTTGATTTGGCAAAGGCATATCACAAGGCTTTCGCAGCTTCAGTGAGGAAACATTTCAAAGGCAATGGTGTCATTGCCAGCATGGAGCACTGCAATGATTTCATGTTGCTAGGAACTGAAACCATATCCCTTGGTCGTGTTG GTGATGATTTCTGGCCAACCTGTGACAACAGTGGTGACCCAAATGGCACATTTTGGCTGCAAGGGTGTCACATGGTGCACTGTGCCTACAACAGTTTGTGGATGGGGAACTTCATCCACCCAGATTGGGACATGTTCCAGTCCACACACCCTTGTGCTGCTTTTCATGCTGCCTCAAGAGCCATTTCTGGTGGACCAATCTATGTCAGTGACAAAGTTGGGAGTCACAACTTTGAACTCCTCAAGACTTTGGTCTTGCCTGATGGGTGCATCCTGAGATGTGAGCACTATGCACTCCCCACTAAGGACTGTCTCTTTGCTGATCCTCTCCATGATGGCAAAACAATGCTCAAGATATGGAACCTCAACAAG TACACTGGAGTTCTTGGGGTATTTAACTGCCAAGGAGGAGGTTGGTCTCGTGAGCATAGATCCAACAAAGGTGCTGCTGAGTTTTCTCATCTGGTATCAACCAAGATCAGCATCCAAGACATTGAGTGGAACAGTGGTAAGAACCCAATCTCCATTGAAAAAGTCCAACTTTTCGCCTTGTATTTCAGCAAAGCAAAGAAGCTCCTCCTCTCATCACCATCCGACCGCGAAGAAATCTCATTGGAGCCATTCGATTTCGAGCTCGTAACGGTTTCCCCTGTTGTCACTGCCTCCTTGGCTTCCAAGTCTGTGCAGTTTGCTCCTGTTGGTTTGGTGAATATGCTCAACACTGGTGGAGCAATTCAATCCTTGGATTTTGATGAGGCTCAGAATTTGGTTCaagttggagtaagaggcacagGAGAGATGAGAGTGTTTTCTTCAGAGAGACCAAGTGCTTGTAGAATTGATGGGAAAGAAGCTGATTTTGAATATGAAGGTTCCATGGTCATTATTCAAGTACCTTGGCCTAGCTCTTCCAAGTTGTCATATGTTCAGTATATATTCTGA